A DNA window from Candidatus Deferrimicrobiaceae bacterium contains the following coding sequences:
- a CDS encoding type IV secretion system DNA-binding domain-containing protein: protein MSFLNYLFGNTESSPAPVVIPELVADDPYPKIVDKNISDSLNLGWYLSSDKNEFQLAKISQKDRATHFYVIGATGSGKTKFLEYLIHQDIEQRNGFAVIDPHGDLIEDIKGFLACTYTERELSERIILVDPTHPTLTVTFNPLERLPNVSVPEQVNELVSAFRKIWSDSWGVRMEDLMRSSMIALGEASFSLADLPHFLTDRDFRKDVLTKVSHPIAQEYFQRFDQMTDRSQLTWIEPVMNKINAFLSDERIRAMFSSSKNSFNFREIMDQQKILLIKLDKGKLKGSSDLLGSLLMAKIQMAAFSRADIPQSRRTPFYLYIDEFQNFASESFSVVLSEARKYGLSLIMAHQTLAQISTELRSLILGNTGMQVFFRINRQDAEHLSKEAFEYSGFEVKSHTGSRPNYWSYREEWEQRIKELQTLSPRCCFAKHKIEGGIIPIQTADIEPAWGTLDKSESEYLDFMKKLPFGMKYLVPRETLKAETYRRKEVAQERREIRQAGPAKVIPIAVLPLAETIETIPPPTPIIQMPAPATRKRVKADRQPATEGKGGQQHKYLQSLIKRMAEEKGFRAIIEEQIPDGSGSVDVGLSRDGGRIACEISMTTSGEHELGNIEKCLATGYGTVILCSAEKRALEKVRKLALEKLDDAAQAKVLFLQPEEVLILLEKEAAKSLATEGMVKGYKVKVEYQAVEEAHKTAKREAVGKVIAQAMKRMRGN from the coding sequence ATGAGCTTTTTGAATTATCTGTTTGGGAACACCGAATCCAGTCCCGCGCCGGTAGTTATTCCGGAGCTGGTCGCAGACGACCCCTACCCCAAAATCGTCGACAAAAACATTTCCGACTCTCTCAACCTCGGTTGGTATTTGAGTTCGGACAAAAACGAATTCCAGCTGGCGAAAATATCCCAGAAAGACCGGGCTACCCATTTCTATGTCATCGGCGCTACCGGCTCCGGCAAAACCAAATTCCTCGAATATCTCATCCATCAAGATATCGAACAGCGAAACGGCTTTGCGGTCATCGATCCGCATGGTGATTTGATCGAGGACATCAAAGGCTTCTTGGCTTGCACATATACCGAGCGAGAACTATCCGAGCGCATCATACTGGTTGACCCGACCCATCCCACTTTGACCGTCACTTTCAATCCGCTGGAGCGGCTTCCCAACGTTTCCGTGCCGGAACAGGTCAACGAACTGGTCAGTGCCTTCCGGAAAATCTGGTCCGATTCCTGGGGCGTCCGAATGGAAGACCTGATGCGCAGTTCCATGATTGCCCTAGGGGAGGCCAGTTTTAGCCTGGCGGACTTACCGCACTTCCTGACTGATCGAGATTTCCGGAAAGATGTTCTCACGAAAGTCAGTCATCCCATCGCGCAGGAATATTTTCAACGATTCGACCAGATGACCGACCGCAGCCAGCTCACCTGGATCGAACCGGTGATGAACAAGATCAACGCCTTCCTCTCCGACGAGCGCATCCGGGCAATGTTTTCTTCGTCCAAGAATTCCTTCAACTTCCGGGAAATCATGGACCAGCAGAAAATCCTGCTCATCAAGCTGGACAAGGGAAAGCTTAAGGGTTCGTCGGATTTATTGGGTTCGCTCCTGATGGCGAAAATTCAGATGGCCGCTTTTTCGCGAGCGGACATTCCGCAGAGTAGGCGCACCCCCTTCTATCTCTACATCGACGAGTTTCAAAATTTCGCCAGCGAGTCGTTTTCCGTCGTTCTGTCGGAAGCCCGGAAATACGGGCTATCCCTTATCATGGCGCACCAGACGCTAGCTCAGATTTCGACCGAACTTCGAAGCCTCATTCTGGGTAACACCGGAATGCAAGTCTTCTTCCGGATCAATCGCCAGGACGCGGAACACCTGTCCAAAGAAGCATTCGAGTATTCCGGATTCGAGGTCAAGTCCCACACCGGTTCCCGGCCAAATTATTGGAGCTACCGGGAGGAGTGGGAACAGCGGATCAAGGAGCTGCAAACCTTGTCACCTCGCTGCTGTTTCGCCAAGCACAAGATCGAAGGCGGGATCATTCCGATCCAGACTGCCGATATCGAACCGGCCTGGGGAACATTGGACAAGAGCGAATCAGAATATTTGGACTTCATGAAAAAGCTGCCCTTCGGGATGAAATATCTGGTGCCGCGCGAAACGCTGAAGGCGGAAACCTACCGGAGAAAGGAAGTCGCCCAGGAGCGCCGGGAAATTCGGCAGGCAGGACCAGCCAAAGTAATCCCGATAGCCGTCCTTCCGCTCGCGGAGACCATCGAAACGATTCCGCCTCCCACCCCAATCATTCAGATGCCAGCGCCTGCTACGAGGAAAAGGGTCAAGGCAGATCGACAACCGGCAACCGAAGGCAAGGGAGGCCAGCAACACAAATATCTTCAGTCCCTCATCAAGCGGATGGCGGAGGAAAAAGGATTTCGGGCTATCATCGAAGAGCAAATCCCTGATGGATCGGGAAGCGTTGATGTGGGGTTGAGCCGGGACGGAGGACGCATCGCTTGCGAAATCTCGATGACCACCAGCGGCGAGCATGAATTGGGGAACATCGAGAAATGCCTGGCGACGGGCTATGGGACGGTGATCCTCTGTTCGGCGGAGAAGAGGGCGCTGGAGAAGGTCCGAAAGCTGGCTTTAGAAAAGCTGGATGATGCAGCCCAGGCAAAAGTGCTCTTCCTTCAGCCCGAGGAAGTCCTCATTCTGCTAGAAAAGGAAGCGGCCAAGAGCCTTGCGACCGAGGGTATGGTAAAGGGATACAAGGTTAAGGTGGAGTACCAAGCCGTTGAGGAAGCGCACAAGACGGCCAAGCGGGAGGCTGTGGGGAAAGTAATCGCGCAGGCGATGAAAAGGATGAGGGGCAACTAG
- a CDS encoding helix-turn-helix transcriptional regulator: MRKYYLTLENNLLRKHRKARGLKQKEVARLLGIKNTSLISRWENGERFPRPIKLFQLAIVYRTITEALYLDTVRQLREEIMKKEESIKTNKLK, translated from the coding sequence ATGAGAAAATATTATCTCACCCTAGAAAACAATCTTCTGCGCAAACATCGCAAAGCCAGAGGATTAAAACAAAAAGAGGTCGCCCGATTATTGGGGATCAAAAACACCAGCCTCATATCCCGCTGGGAAAATGGCGAACGGTTTCCACGTCCGATCAAACTTTTTCAATTAGCGATTGTCTATCGCACCATCACCGAGGCCTTGTATCTGGATACCGTCCGACAACTACGAGAGGAAATCATGAAGAAGGAAGAAAGCATAAAAACAAACAAGCTTAAATAA
- a CDS encoding tyrosine-type recombinase/integrase → MDYESLIRQKLARGESLEDEKKKPDDDFKTFAWEWFEIYAKNNNKHSEILSKETTLRVHLVPFFGKIKIGKIDSLKVEEYKRLKAKSNLCNKTINNHLAILRKSLSTAEEWELLDRIPKVRLLKVQPQKYDFLSEIDCKTLLGSPNGIIGDMILIALRTGLRFGEIIALEWQDIDLDRRMLSVNKSIAQGVLGSPKSNRARHIPLSSDVFEMLGGRYQKIGFVFAGGDGKPLRQSFCGTVLHRICREAGLRKIGWHTLRHTFASTLVKKGISLKAVQELLGHSDIRMTMRYAHLSQSELRSAIDVLDPQNDFGQQMGNTRQFRVAVTNQSEMDKVDYLALQKQKVDTEVPTFCD, encoded by the coding sequence TTGGACTACGAATCACTTATCAGGCAAAAATTGGCTCGGGGTGAATCACTTGAGGACGAAAAGAAGAAGCCGGATGATGACTTCAAGACGTTCGCTTGGGAGTGGTTCGAGATATATGCCAAGAACAACAACAAACATTCTGAAATATTGAGCAAAGAGACTACGCTAAGGGTTCATCTCGTTCCTTTCTTCGGAAAAATAAAAATTGGTAAAATTGATAGTCTTAAGGTCGAAGAATACAAGCGCCTCAAGGCAAAGTCAAATTTGTGCAACAAAACCATTAATAACCATTTGGCGATTTTGCGAAAATCTTTGAGCACTGCCGAGGAATGGGAACTCTTGGATCGTATTCCGAAAGTCAGACTCTTAAAGGTCCAGCCGCAAAAATATGACTTCCTGTCGGAGATAGACTGCAAAACATTGCTTGGCAGTCCAAACGGTATAATCGGAGATATGATTCTTATAGCTCTAAGGACAGGACTTCGCTTCGGTGAGATTATTGCCCTAGAGTGGCAGGATATTGATTTAGACAGACGGATGCTTTCCGTCAACAAATCCATTGCTCAGGGAGTCTTAGGGAGCCCCAAGAGCAACCGAGCACGCCATATCCCCCTATCATCTGATGTCTTTGAAATGCTCGGAGGTAGATATCAAAAAATCGGTTTCGTATTCGCAGGCGGAGATGGGAAACCATTGCGACAGTCATTTTGCGGTACAGTCCTTCATCGTATTTGCCGAGAAGCCGGATTACGGAAAATCGGTTGGCACACCTTGCGACATACCTTTGCCTCGACCTTGGTCAAGAAAGGAATATCCCTAAAAGCTGTCCAGGAACTCTTGGGGCATTCCGATATCAGAATGACGATGCGTTATGCCCATTTGAGTCAATCCGAATTGCGGTCAGCCATTGATGTCCTAGATCCGCAAAATGATTTTGGGCAACAGATGGGCAACACTCGACAATTCCGAGTCGCGGTCACCAATCAATCGGAAATGGACAAAGTCGATTATCTGGCTCTACAAAAGCAAAAAGTCGATACCGAAGTACCGACTTTCTGCGATTAA
- a CDS encoding LexA family transcriptional regulator yields MERKFQIILKNLRLKRGWTQSELGEKIGGDQPEISRYELGLRFPSRDRLLALAQALEIPMGMLTGDEEARAPVAVHFRSESLADQVVPTDRKSELLDVPLVDDAVAIRGGHIRGQEIKDWVLILHSQLGNRTNHDLVCVYVRDAAMEPLLSAGAIACLDRDEKPVDDESLLPDAIYAVRIKEDELVLRQLSVKADSLVLIPANLDRKTFQVLHTDRWPQSGIVIGRVIWTGVSLIR; encoded by the coding sequence ATGGAGAGAAAGTTTCAGATAATTTTGAAGAATCTGCGCCTGAAACGCGGGTGGACCCAATCCGAACTGGGGGAAAAGATCGGGGGTGACCAGCCTGAAATTTCCCGCTATGAGCTCGGACTGCGTTTCCCTAGTCGGGATCGGCTGCTGGCCTTGGCGCAAGCGCTGGAGATTCCGATGGGAATGCTTACGGGGGACGAAGAGGCAAGGGCTCCGGTGGCGGTGCATTTTCGCTCTGAGAGCCTTGCGGACCAGGTCGTTCCAACTGACCGAAAATCGGAGCTGTTGGATGTTCCTTTGGTTGATGACGCTGTGGCCATTCGAGGCGGCCATATTCGCGGGCAGGAAATCAAAGACTGGGTACTGATCCTCCACTCCCAGTTGGGGAACCGAACAAATCACGACTTGGTATGCGTCTACGTTCGGGATGCCGCCATGGAACCCCTACTGTCGGCAGGAGCGATAGCCTGCCTGGATCGGGACGAGAAACCAGTTGACGACGAATCCCTTCTCCCCGACGCTATTTATGCCGTGAGGATCAAGGAAGACGAATTGGTTCTCCGGCAGCTTTCCGTCAAGGCCGATTCGTTGGTATTGATTCCAGCAAATCTAGACCGGAAGACTTTTCAGGTCTTACACACTGATCGATGGCCTCAGTCAGGGATCGTTATTGGCCGGGTGATCTGGACCGGGGTTTCGCTCATTCGCTGA
- a CDS encoding M23 family metallopeptidase has product MRWKPNYTILLWAFCFILFSNLATAGPPELKLPLQDEEKWIVTVGYNGSSTHINKDYYALDFAQSECNAWRKSVRAAAPGTARTYPCKDANCKEDYGKYVLIDHGDGYFTRYAHLDSFSIEDGKWVEQGQEIGKLGNTGNVDGKSCLSHQGLHLHFAMYKDGAAYKPEPMDDYSNIKQGIVLISSNREPKPNNNWVQSTDEYSCIKSINDGKLFCWEYGSDRSCSKGKLWFYNDIGKHICSLSNSDICKIELSYNAKLVDSFGGYDWTFDNGEMNAPASRTSTIKIKSIGLCDDGNNDPKHVLEKTPDARYHIHIVIKNEGKHTAKNIEIKYYISNDKTFGDKDDDYIASDWIDSIAAGEVHDDRKTKDNNNNPLKTPDDVGEYYVYAHIINHGDGTSDISSNDDKDEYGNLTIKDYVPPPPPKIITITDPTGGTWKTDRKHTINWKSENLPKSTHVKIEYTLDSNNWHILTDSAPNDGGKSWNMEDKPFRDIIKKDTDKAKIRITSVEYPKVSATSPRFKIDHKK; this is encoded by the coding sequence ATGAGATGGAAGCCTAATTATACAATATTGCTCTGGGCGTTTTGTTTTATCCTTTTTTCAAATCTCGCTACTGCAGGCCCTCCTGAACTGAAATTGCCGCTTCAGGATGAGGAAAAATGGATTGTCACGGTTGGGTATAACGGATCTAGTACACATATTAATAAGGATTATTACGCGTTAGATTTTGCGCAAAGTGAGTGTAATGCTTGGCGTAAGTCTGTCCGCGCAGCAGCGCCCGGAACCGCACGAACTTACCCCTGTAAAGATGCTAATTGCAAAGAGGATTATGGAAAGTACGTCCTGATTGATCATGGCGATGGCTACTTCACGCGTTATGCTCATCTAGATTCATTTTCAATTGAAGATGGCAAATGGGTCGAACAAGGACAGGAAATTGGAAAATTAGGGAATACAGGGAATGTCGATGGGAAGAGCTGCCTTTCTCATCAGGGTCTCCATCTTCACTTTGCGATGTACAAAGATGGAGCGGCGTATAAACCGGAACCCATGGATGATTACTCCAATATAAAGCAAGGAATTGTTCTGATTTCTTCTAACCGTGAACCAAAACCCAACAACAATTGGGTTCAATCTACCGACGAATACTCATGTATAAAATCAATCAACGATGGCAAACTATTTTGTTGGGAGTACGGCTCAGACCGAAGTTGTTCGAAAGGGAAATTATGGTTTTATAACGATATTGGAAAGCACATCTGCTCTCTTTCCAACAGTGATATATGTAAAATTGAGTTGTCATATAATGCCAAACTCGTCGATAGCTTTGGCGGCTACGATTGGACTTTTGATAATGGGGAAATGAATGCCCCAGCCTCTCGAACCTCAACCATAAAAATAAAATCTATCGGCCTTTGTGACGATGGCAATAACGATCCAAAGCATGTACTCGAAAAAACACCGGATGCTCGATACCATATTCATATCGTAATCAAAAATGAGGGGAAACACACCGCGAAGAACATCGAAATTAAATACTATATCTCAAATGACAAAACATTCGGAGACAAGGACGATGATTATATCGCCTCCGATTGGATAGATTCAATCGCGGCAGGGGAAGTCCATGATGACCGAAAAACGAAGGACAATAATAACAACCCGCTGAAAACTCCCGATGATGTCGGGGAGTACTACGTCTATGCTCATATTATCAACCACGGAGACGGTACAAGTGACATCTCTAGCAACGATGACAAAGACGAGTATGGCAATTTAACGATCAAGGATTATGTCCCTCCACCCCCGCCCAAGATAATTACGATTACAGATCCAACGGGTGGAACCTGGAAAACGGATCGTAAGCACACCATAAATTGGAAATCGGAAAACTTGCCGAAGTCAACGCATGTAAAAATCGAGTACACCCTAGACAGTAACAACTGGCATATTCTGACTGATAGCGCTCCCAATGACGGTGGAAAGAGTTGGAACATGGAAGACAAACCATTCCGGGATATTATTAAAAAAGATACTGACAAGGCCAAGATCAGGATAACCTCGGTAGAATATCCTAAGGTTTCAGCCACTTCTCCTAGGTTTAAAATTGATCACAAGAAATAA
- a CDS encoding type IV secretion system DNA-binding domain-containing protein, with protein sequence MDGKPNDNDKVTPIARTNWRNSDVLFGIKQKDRRSHMYIIGKTGTGKSTLIENMINSDIQVGHGVALIDPHGDLVESILDLVPEKRIDDVIYFNPADLAYPIAFNPLEKVHPDYHHLVASGIVSIFKKIWPDFWGPRLEHILRHAVMTLLEYPDSTLLDLPKLLTDDKFRIEVLKHVTHPQVKEFWYADFGKINPRSRHEAVSPILNKMGQFLISLPLRNIVGQRGNSFDLKKVTDEGKILLVNLAKGKIGEDNCAVLGAMLVTMIWLATMSRTDRPENARRPFYLYVDEVHNFLTLSFADTMSESRKYGLNLILAHQYIDQLDVDIRNAIFGNAGTIISFRIGARDAKHIALEFHPDINETDLVNLANYDVYLKMMIDGEISKVFSATTMPESKIDRSYRREIIWISRKKYGRR encoded by the coding sequence ATGGATGGGAAACCAAATGATAATGATAAGGTAACCCCTATTGCCAGAACAAATTGGAGAAATTCCGATGTTCTTTTTGGCATCAAGCAAAAAGACCGTCGTAGTCACATGTATATTATTGGCAAAACAGGAACCGGGAAATCGACCTTGATCGAGAATATGATTAATTCCGATATCCAAGTAGGGCATGGCGTAGCTTTAATTGATCCCCACGGGGACTTGGTGGAAAGCATCCTCGATCTTGTTCCTGAAAAACGAATTGATGACGTGATCTATTTCAATCCGGCTGACCTAGCTTACCCAATCGCTTTCAATCCGCTGGAGAAGGTCCACCCGGATTATCACCACTTGGTGGCTTCCGGTATCGTCTCGATATTCAAGAAAATCTGGCCGGATTTTTGGGGACCAAGACTGGAACATATTTTGCGCCACGCCGTTATGACTCTTTTGGAATATCCCGATAGCACACTGCTGGACCTTCCAAAGCTATTGACCGATGACAAATTCAGGATAGAAGTGCTAAAACATGTGACTCATCCTCAGGTAAAAGAGTTTTGGTATGCCGATTTCGGAAAAATAAATCCGAGGTCAAGGCACGAAGCCGTTTCACCAATTCTCAACAAAATGGGCCAGTTTCTAATCAGCTTGCCTCTGCGCAATATCGTTGGGCAAAGGGGAAATTCATTCGACCTGAAGAAAGTTACCGATGAAGGAAAGATTCTGCTGGTCAATTTAGCCAAGGGGAAAATCGGGGAAGATAATTGCGCCGTCCTGGGAGCGATGCTCGTCACCATGATATGGCTGGCCACCATGAGCCGGACCGACAGGCCAGAAAACGCTAGGAGACCTTTCTATCTGTATGTGGATGAAGTCCACAACTTCCTTACGCTGTCTTTTGCTGACACAATGTCTGAATCAAGAAAATATGGCCTAAACCTTATTCTGGCTCATCAATACATCGACCAACTGGATGTTGATATCCGCAATGCTATCTTTGGAAATGCGGGAACTATAATTTCATTTCGGATTGGTGCGAGGGATGCCAAGCATATTGCCTTGGAATTTCATCCCGATATTAATGAGACTGATTTAGTCAATCTGGCCAATTACGACGTATATTTGAAAATGATGATTGATGGAGAGATTTCAAAGGTGTTTAGCGCTACGACGATGCCAGAGTCGAAGATAGATAGGTCGTACAGGCGGGAGATTATCTGGATATCGAGGAAGAAATATGGGAGGAGATGA
- a CDS encoding ArdC family protein: MSHNVREVLDGIVEKFKSGDIPKAVAFSVFPVPNIPSSTWSFRNRILMILAGTGDARGFRQWQEVGRSVKKGAKAFYIHIPLIRVRECDDDGTETILKGFRIMPVFRYEDTTGKPVEHPEMDLSSLPLLEKAEEWGISVRAIPGNYKCYGYYSSKAKVIGLATKEEQVFFHELAHVAHEKLKEGLKEGQDPLQEIVAELASQALCHLVGKRIGSTLGSSYQYIENYAAKLKISALRACLDVLDETEQVLNLILTEKSETSSEGRENIAL, translated from the coding sequence ATGTCTCACAATGTGCGGGAGGTTTTGGATGGTATCGTAGAGAAATTTAAAAGCGGTGACATTCCCAAGGCGGTAGCGTTCAGCGTGTTTCCAGTTCCCAATATTCCGAGTAGCACTTGGTCGTTCAGAAATCGAATTCTGATGATTCTGGCGGGCACTGGAGACGCCCGAGGGTTCCGGCAATGGCAAGAGGTAGGCCGATCCGTCAAGAAGGGCGCGAAAGCCTTCTACATTCACATTCCGCTCATTCGAGTACGGGAATGTGACGATGATGGCACAGAAACGATTCTCAAGGGGTTTCGGATCATGCCGGTCTTCCGCTATGAGGACACCACTGGCAAACCGGTTGAGCATCCGGAAATGGATCTGTCTTCTTTGCCCCTCCTGGAAAAGGCCGAAGAATGGGGCATCTCCGTCCGGGCGATTCCCGGAAACTACAAGTGCTATGGGTATTACAGCTCCAAGGCCAAAGTCATCGGCCTAGCGACCAAGGAAGAGCAGGTCTTCTTCCATGAATTGGCGCATGTCGCTCATGAGAAACTTAAGGAAGGGTTAAAAGAAGGGCAGGACCCGCTTCAGGAAATCGTGGCGGAACTCGCCAGCCAAGCGCTTTGTCATCTGGTTGGGAAAAGAATCGGTAGCACTTTGGGAAGCTCCTACCAGTATATCGAAAACTATGCCGCGAAACTTAAAATTTCAGCTTTGCGGGCATGTTTGGATGTTCTGGATGAGACGGAACAGGTGTTAAATCTGATTCTGACAGAAAAAAGCGAAACAAGCAGTGAAGGGCGAGAAAATATCGCTTTGTAA
- a CDS encoding DUF6530 family protein has protein sequence MPQIITPTQETTPTLLQFPPPLSLKHKPFFMIPYAPFDKLFIPDTDAKYLSVGIGQWEGNEENYFTAKIWRYSGEKWSRQSEELPLHRVVDLNIFMLIALTSQTNTNFIIPPDTFEDQPNAIEVNKLEKSIPEEVLNRDISLMKTRLRKLRDLLNAADID, from the coding sequence ATGCCACAGATCATCACTCCCACCCAGGAAACCACTCCCACACTTCTTCAGTTTCCTCCGCCCCTTTCGCTGAAGCATAAGCCGTTCTTCATGATCCCTTACGCGCCATTCGACAAATTATTCATTCCCGACACTGATGCTAAGTATCTATCTGTCGGTATCGGACAGTGGGAAGGCAATGAGGAAAATTATTTCACCGCTAAAATATGGCGATACAGCGGAGAAAAATGGTCCAGGCAATCCGAGGAACTACCTTTGCATAGAGTGGTTGACTTAAATATCTTTATGCTTATTGCCTTGACGAGTCAAACTAATACCAATTTTATTATTCCACCCGATACTTTCGAAGATCAGCCCAACGCCATAGAGGTTAATAAGCTTGAAAAATCGATTCCAGAGGAAGTATTGAATCGCGATATCTCCCTTATGAAAACCCGTCTTCGCAAGCTTAGGGATTTACTTAACGCCGCTGATATTGACTGA
- a CDS encoding recombinase family protein yields the protein MEKSKPVGIWIRVSTEDQVKGESPEHHEKRARYYAESKGWQVKEVYLLEAVSGKAIIHLPEAQNMMDHIRTRHITGLIFSKLARLARNTRELLEFSEFFRIHNADLISLQESIDTSSPAGRLFYTMIAAMAQWEREEIADRVAASVPIRAKLGKPLGGQASLGYRWQDKKLVVDPQEAPIRRLIYELFAEHRRKKTVARILTERGYRTRSGANFSDTTIERLLEDSTAKGLHRLNYTKSLGDKRNWVLKPEEDWVFIEVPSVVSPELWDQCNSILEEQRKKKGPPTKKVAHLFTGYAFCECGSKMYVPSNSPKYICYSCRNKIGIGDLEGIFQHQLKAFFFSPEDIAGYMDKADQTIKEKEELLQSLAEERTKIKKEMDKVYRLYVEDQITPEGFGRTHKPLEARLKQIDDSIPEHRGEIDFLKIQYLSSDQILSQARDLYSNWPALTPDEKRQIVESITDKLIIGSEDVTINLCYLPSASSKAPPFFQGSPAPEKLAERQRNFTDWWP from the coding sequence ATGGAGAAATCAAAACCTGTCGGTATCTGGATTCGGGTTTCCACTGAAGACCAAGTCAAAGGTGAAAGCCCGGAACATCACGAAAAACGCGCCCGCTATTATGCAGAGTCCAAAGGCTGGCAAGTAAAGGAAGTTTACCTGCTCGAAGCCGTCAGCGGCAAGGCCATCATCCATCTTCCGGAAGCCCAAAATATGATGGATCATATCCGGACGCGCCACATTACCGGACTGATATTTTCCAAGCTCGCCCGACTGGCCCGCAATACCAGAGAACTTCTCGAATTCTCCGAATTCTTCCGAATACACAACGCTGACCTGATTTCCCTCCAGGAATCCATCGATACCTCGTCTCCAGCAGGAAGACTTTTTTACACGATGATCGCGGCCATGGCCCAATGGGAACGGGAAGAGATTGCTGACCGCGTGGCGGCTTCCGTTCCGATTCGCGCCAAACTCGGCAAACCCCTGGGCGGTCAAGCCTCCTTAGGTTACCGCTGGCAAGATAAAAAGTTGGTCGTGGACCCGCAGGAAGCCCCCATCCGCAGGCTCATATATGAACTCTTCGCGGAGCATCGCCGGAAAAAGACCGTCGCCCGCATCCTGACCGAAAGAGGCTATCGCACTCGAAGCGGAGCCAATTTCTCGGACACCACCATTGAAAGACTGCTAGAAGATTCGACCGCGAAGGGTCTGCACCGGCTCAATTACACCAAGAGCTTGGGCGACAAACGCAATTGGGTCTTGAAGCCCGAAGAAGACTGGGTCTTCATAGAGGTGCCCTCTGTCGTTTCCCCGGAACTTTGGGATCAATGCAATTCCATTTTGGAAGAGCAAAGAAAGAAAAAAGGCCCTCCGACTAAAAAGGTTGCTCACCTTTTTACCGGCTATGCTTTCTGCGAATGCGGCAGCAAGATGTATGTCCCGTCCAATTCCCCTAAATATATCTGCTATAGCTGTCGGAATAAGATTGGGATTGGTGACTTGGAAGGAATATTCCAGCATCAACTCAAAGCGTTTTTCTTCTCTCCAGAAGACATTGCCGGGTATATGGATAAAGCGGATCAGACAATCAAGGAGAAGGAAGAACTTCTTCAGTCACTTGCCGAAGAACGAACCAAGATCAAAAAGGAAATGGATAAGGTCTATCGGCTGTATGTCGAAGACCAGATCACCCCGGAAGGGTTTGGACGAACACATAAGCCGTTAGAAGCCAGACTGAAACAGATTGACGATTCTATCCCCGAACACCGAGGGGAAATTGATTTCCTGAAAATCCAATACCTCTCCAGCGACCAAATCCTATCCCAAGCCAGAGATCTTTATTCCAACTGGCCCGCCCTCACTCCCGACGAGAAGCGCCAAATCGTCGAGAGCATCACTGACAAACTCATTATCGGCTCCGAAGACGTCACCATCAACCTCTGCTATCTCCCCTCAGCTTCCTCCAAAGCGCCACCTTTTTTTCAGGGCTCGCCAGCCCCTGAGAAGCTGGCAGAAAGGCAACGCAACTTCACGGATTGGTGGCCGTGA